The following is a genomic window from Pseudochaenichthys georgianus chromosome 9, fPseGeo1.2, whole genome shotgun sequence.
TCCCTGCATATCCCTACCCCCCTCCCACTCCATCTCAGTCTAGCCCAGTCTGGTTGACATTGTGTCTGTGTGAggagctgcagaagtttccctgcTGGAGTAAAAAGTGTGGATCACATTGCAAAGGACACAGGAGAAGGAAAGGTTGAGAAGGATTTCTTCTGCTGGACGAGGTTGGATTGAGGCGACTGAGATTGAATCGAAAAAAACTCCAAACCAAAGGATTGTGCATTTGGAAGAGCAGCAGGTATGAAAAGCCAGACTGTGCTTGTGTCTGTGGCTCTGCTGGCCCTGTGCTGCCTGCTGATCCCCAGAGGAGGGGAGAGTGCTGGGGGGATCGTTTCTCTGCGGCAGGCTGAAGCAGAGAAACAGGCTGGGGATCAGCTGCAAGATGAGCCCCTGGAAGACCCAGAGAGTGAGAAAGTACTCGCAGAGGACCCTCACCCACTGGGGAGCAGCAAAAGGGGAAAGAGAGACACAGAGGAGGCTGCACAGGCAGGTGAGTGAACACAATTCAGATTTTAAGTAAAGTAAAAGACACATTTGTTGCACAGTCAAGACATCAAAGCTGATCAGGTATGGTCTGACCTCCAAGATGATAGGgaagagaaaacacacacacacacacacacacacacacacacacacacacacacacacacacacacacacacacacacacacacacacacacacacacacacacacacacacacacacacacacacacacacacacacacacacacacacacacacacacacacacacacacacacacagagtctgACAGCTTTACAGGCATGAGAAAGTACAGATACTAACCTGTTACTCCTCCACAGCAGAGAATACAACTGATTGTGTGTGTCCTACATTCCAGACAGGGAAGAATACACTGACTTGCGGTCAGATATGACACAGACGGACCTTTTCCACTGCCACAGCATACTGCCTGTATGATTAATACTGACCACAGTGCATATCCACTCTGGTCAGACTGATAGGAAGACTGTTGCACAATTGCAAACAGTCAGCTCAAACCGTTGAGCACCGTTTAATGAGTCTCACTTATGAGGTGATGCTGAGGTGATAGTGATGTCTTTATTGAACATCTGGACATATTAAAACTGAAGTCTGGTTTATGGAGTCCAGCTAATGGAAAGATAGAGCAGTGTTTTCCATGAAAGGGCCTCACAATTTCAGACAACCTCAGGAGGAAATACTGATGAACCTGAAGCAGCCACTAAAATAAATACGCTGTCTGGATTTTCCCTGGCAGCGCTGTGTTTTGCCAATGCAGGAAAGAAACCATTGCATAATTCAAGTCTGACATAAATGAAACAGTGTTACTTTACCTTTTATTTCAGTCCTTAATGTTATAGGGCTTTTATGGATTCATCTCTTGGCATTATAAGATATTTAGTAATACCAGCTGAAGAGGCTTAATTGTTTTGGGGAAAAAGACAATTGTTTATGCATTTATTGTGCTTTGTGCTTATTTTGATCATGGCCAAAAGATTAAATTAATTTGGGAAAACCGCTCTTCTTCTGTTAACCTCATCTTTCTAGGTATTTCTGGCAGGGTGAGGAGAGAGCCAGAAGAAggtaaaaagaagaagaaggacaagaagaagaaaaaagagcCGAAGGACCCCAACGCCACCAAAAAGCCCAAGACTGACAAGAAGGGAAAGAAGAAGGACAGGAAAACAACAACGACGAcgacgacaacaacaacaacaacaacaactgaacCACCCACCACAACAGGTGGGGACAGAACAGAGCAGAAAGCCAAGTTTGTACTTGAATGATTTGTACTTTATGGATGTTGTTGACCTTGTGTTTGTCTGCTGCCTTCAGTGATCCCGACTGAACCGCCCACTGAACCGTACACTGACTACGTCTATCCTGATGTTGGTGAGTGACACAAACTAATTGGGTAGGAAATATAGGTACATTCTATAATTATAAATCTATTTATAAAAAATCTATCTATAGACCAATCTCACTTTTTAGTTCATGTGTCCGCTGGGGATAAATAATAGACTATTTTATCAAATTTTAGATCTACAAAATGTGTAGCATTTTTGATATTTCATTTGGATTTACCCATGACTGCAACATCCTCCTCTTAATATTTTATAATATAATACTGGGTTGGTACAACTCTTCCCACAAttattgaacattttaaaggggTACTCCACAGATTTAACATCAAAGTCAGGTTTCAGGGCTTAAAGCCTCCATTATCTCCCTTAAAGGAAAACAATatccataaaaaaaacacaagattaGTGCTATTTAGCCAGAAAGCCAGTTGTGAAAGGTTCATTCATTCCAAAAGACAAACCTATAACATATTATAGTCCAGCTATGTTAAGTTTGCTTCCAATAGCAAATGCTGTATCATGTTTTCTAAGAAAGCAGTTAATAAGCATAACCTAAAAAGTGTTGTTGTTGCACTGTTGGTGGAGCCTGGGACCTAAGATTGtaatcgtcataactacactgtagctatgtacgtatgactaataaaagccttgaaccttgaacttGAACAATATTTCAGTTTGGACACCTGAGACTAGCTTTACATCTGTTTTTCTGCCAGACAATGAATACTGGAAACCAGAAGATGACTACTGGGATGCCGATCCCACACCAGCCGGGCCTGAGCCTGAAGCTCCAGAAACAGATCTTCCTTATGATGACTATAATCTGGAGGAGGAAGACCTAGCTGCTCCAGTGACAGATCTTCCGTATGATGACTATAATCTGGAGGAGGAAGACCTGGCTGCTCCAGTGACAGATCTTCCATACGATGACTATAAGCCAGAGGAGGAAGACCTGGCTGCTCCAGTGACAGACGTCTACGATGACTACTGGAAACCCAAGGAGGAAGAGCCATCCACTCGGGCGCCTAATGCTTACGATGACTACTGGACCCCAGACGATAAAGAACCATACGTTCCTGTGACTGATAATTACGACACCTATTGGAAAGAGGACCCGACGCCCCCCACCCCAGAGGTGGATGGGAAGACTGATGACTCCGACTACTATGACAACAATTGTGAGTCTTTCTTTGATTTAAGATATTTGTGGAGTGACAGTTTGACACCAAGGGGCAACATCTAGGGAAGTGTGGCATTTATGGAAGTGTTGTTAACCTGCATTCTGTTCAATGACCAGCAGGGGGCAAAAGGGAagtctatagaagtctatgagaaaaataCTCTATTGGGACTTGATTTATTACCTCAGAAAACATTCTCTCATTGATTTTATGGTCTCGACTGCTAGTTTCAAGATAGAGCAGAGTATGCTTTAGGGCTTGTCTAACTTATGAATGACAGGTTGCTTTTCTTGGGTGTAGTCGTGTTATGGTCTTACCCTCTAACCCTTTCACAGCAATGTGTACTTATGTATGTACTTTGCTCCAACATCTTGACACCAATGGGTGACATCCATCTATGGTGACATCCAATGATTGGGACGACTTCTTATATGCAGCCTATGTTTATCACACGCATGAATACAATGAGGTACAATTAGAATTATCCTATGGAAACGTAATTGTTGTGCCGATCTTTTGGActcaatgttttttatttattcaaagAGGACAAATGTAAGAAATTCATTTAACTTTTTAGTTATACTGCAAATAGTTGTAGAACAAAATTTCCAATTGCTTGTATTACTCATCAGCAGCTTCCAGTTAGATTCCTTCATGCACCACAATGCCTCATCCCTGTTTCGTTTACTGTGTTACTACAGTCACAGCCAACATGGATCGTTGTGTTCTTGTTTTTAAACCAGGTCCACATGACGCCACCTGTAACCTATTAGAAGAAGACCACAAGGTTTCTAAACGGCTTCATTTGATCTGTTCTGTGAATGATCAGTTCGTAATGAATCACAGCTGTAGATTTTAAGTTTTGGTGACCCACTCACTGTCACATTTTGTAAAGGTTTAAAATTGTTCACTTGTATTTTGGAATATCAAAAAAACAATGTATTTGAAACAATATTTGGACCAAAAAACACTTGCATTATGTAATGATTCTTCAATTGTTAGGTTTTATTTGACTGTGACAACATTCACTAGGTCAGGGGTTCCCaagcttttttcccaagagctcCCCCAAATGACTCATGTTGGAAGTTGCCTTTTTCCACAGGCTCAGATGTAAGAAACAGTCCTTTGTGTGGTCGGTGACACTCATCTGGAGCGGACATATGTGCTCATTACTCTGTATTCCCAGCATACTATACCTATGCTCTCACAACATTTCCACCGATTCACTCACACTTGCACATCCTGCATTTTCTATCACGTTCTCCTGTTTCTCAGTCTGATCGGACACTTATATAATCCCTCTGTTTAGCTAATtttcattacgttttttatttcTTCTGCAGATGAGGTGCCGGAGAATCTTCCATTCCCTGATGGTAAAGAGGTCAGCCCTGAAATCGAAGTAGAAATTATACCAGGTAACTTCTGTCACTCAAACATGCTTAAAATTCGAGAAATTGAGATATCTCTGTAGACTTTGTGATGCAGACAAAATGTAATTCCATCTGTGCCTTTATGCTGGCAGCAGATGAGAAATCCTGTGCAATTCAACACATGGGAATAACATAACAGTGAGTCTGTGAGCTAACCTACCCTACTTTTCAAACAGGAGTGGGTAGATTTGCTTGGTTCCAAAGAATCAACAAAATGTTCCTTAGTTTTGATGtggagtttaaaaaaaaaaaagagccttGTCATCAGATCACCACTTTGTTATAATTcctgtaaatgtaaattaaagatTTAACAACTTAATTACATCGTAGGCATCACAGTGGCATCCAAATAGAGAACAGTTGTTGTGGGTGAATAAATCAGGGCTGGACTAACCTGTAAAACTTTATGAAAGCACGTCATCTTATAAAGTATCACTTAATAGCGTTGTCTGAACGAGTTGTCTGACtttatgtttgttttatctACGCAGAGGAGCCCACAGCCACTCCTCCCGATGAGGGGACATGGTATGATGATTACGACGAATACGGAAATagtatgtacacacacacacacacacacacacacacacacacacacacacacacacacacacacacacacacacacacacacacacacacacacacacacacacacacacacacacacacacaaacacacacacacacagaaacatatCCAAACTGTTTTATATTAGATCCATTAGTTAAGCTGCAGTGACTCTTCCTGCCAACCAAGCAGAGAGCAAGGAGAGCAAAGCGATAAATAACAGTCAGGTCATAACTTTCCAGACTTTTAAATGATCTTTTGTGACATTTGTACTGCATTTGGTTCCTAATAGCTTATAAAAACACAGACAGACTTGCATACACACTGCTGTACAGGGCACAAGTGTATATATAGGTATTTCTATAAAATGATCCTTAATTCTCCACAGGCAGGAAAGGAGCAGAGACTGATGACAAATGGatggagaaggagagagaaagagcagCAAAAGAAAGAGCAAGGGAAGAGAAAGGTAAGATACTACTCTCTTATAGATAACACATTTTTCACAATCTTGTCCGAAAACACAGATATTGGAGTTGCCAAATCAAAGAACATGGCCTGTGACCTCAGTGCAAAAGTACTAACAGATAACAGAAGGTGTTGCCTCATTTAGATCaaatgtctgttttaagaaaacAGCAGATGTGACTTTCTACCATGTTAATGTCAGCAAGCCTTTGGTACTTGCTTTAACTTGTGAACAAAAGTTCAACCCTTCCATAACAAAATGGAGATTATTCAAAGTTATTTCAGAAGACTCTTGTGAGTTGCACTGAAGCACTGAAGGGAGTGAGAGGGGAGGTAAACTGACACTGATCTGAATGCAGTAGATTAGTGTGAGTGATAAAGAAAAAGGCAACCAGGGAGAATTAGCAGGCAGACAATGTTGCAATGTAGAGACTTAAAGTGTCAGCTCTTTTTCGCCACGTGTCTGCTGTGTGTAGCGGGGTTAGCTGGTGGTTAAGGAGAGCCTGGAGACGAGGATATATAACTCCACCAAGACCGGTGTCAATAGGTCACTTCCTGTGTGGATGGTTCACTGCTATCTGGGTTTAAGGTGAAAAGCATTTTGGCTTAAAAAAGATCAGACGTTTTTGGGGCTTGAAACAATGATCTGTAACAAAGAACAGCAGATGTGTTCCTGCATCTATACACATCAGTGTGTGAATGGGTTTGTCCACTTGTGTGTGCATGGTAGGTGAGTTAACGTACAGCTGTCAGTAAGACTTCTGGCTGCCATACTACCAGCAATAAACTTTATTATGTCAGTTCAGTGTGTACAAATCTGACTTAAGATAATGCTGGATGGGATTCAGCAGTGTTTCTCTTTAGTAGGGTCAGGATGTTCTGAGTTTGATCAGCACTTGGAAGAGAGATCATAACATctggttttttttttactacacTTTTTTTTGGCATTTCCATTTGAAAAGAATTAACATGAGTTCCTAGATCATTTctgggaagagagagagaacatatTCAGCCAAGACAATTTGATTTGCAGTAAGACCTTTTTTTTCTGATTTCTGCCAGAGAGAGCGGAGAAGCTGAAGGAGGCCGAGGAGCGGGCCAGGAACAGACCGCGCGTCTTCAAAGAGCCAAAGAGTACGTTTGTTCAGATCTGGAAGGCATTGCTTAAGCTTCTGCTGATAACATTAACATATCATTAACATTTGTATTGGCAGAGTGCCCTCCCCTGGGGATGGAGTCCCACAGGGTCGAGTCGGACCAGCTCACAGCCTCCTCCATGTCTCAGTATATCTTTGCACCTCAGAGGGCGCGACTCAACATGCAGGTAAACCATCAGAGGGGGCTACTGTGGTGTGAACGCTTTCAGGCAGCTATCACTTACATAATGCCAGGCTTTAATATAAACACCAGCTACCTGAGGAGCCATGTCGGAAAATATAAATTACGGCTGAGTCTGTTACATCCATTATCTTCTATGAGTGTCTATGGCCATAATCTATAGTCTGAATAACCTTTTTAGCAGCTAAATTATTGGATCAGCTGATGAATTATTGCagtttttttagtcatcagtGCATCTGTGAGGTATGAATTAAATATAATTGCATGTCAGTGCGCGATAAATTAATATTTGGGCTCCAAATGTGACCAAGTCAAAGCACCCTGCAGCATGTGTTGTGGTCTCTGTGGTTCCCAGGGCTCAGATGATGAAGACAACATGAGAGGAGGAGCGTGGTGTGCAAACCAGGAGGATAAGATCCACTGGTTTGAGATTGATGCTCGCAGAGAGACGGAGTTCACAGGAGTCATAACCCAAGGACGAGACTCCATGAACGCgtaagacacaaacacacagactagGTATTTTCTATTTCTGAATTGAACATGTTGCTAACACATTGCCTCATTCCAGGAGTGACTACGTGTTGTCCTACTTCCTGGCTTTCAGCAATGACAGCAGAGAGTGGACCACCATCCATGATGGGTACACTGACTGGGTTAGTTCACCTTAATGTACTATATGGCCCCTCCTTTTGGCATTATAGCTGATTTGCCTTCTCTTTTCCTGACTCACCTTTCTCCCTCTCCCCAAGTTGTTTTTTGGAAACAGTGATAAAGACACTCCGGTGATGAATCAGCTGGCAGAGCCTGTGCTGGCTCGCTACATCAGAATCATCCCTCAGAGCTGGAACGGCTCCCTCTGCATGAGGCTGGAGGTCCTCGGCTGCCCACGGCCCGGTGAGCCTCcaacactttaaaaacaatctTCACAAGCAAATTGTAAATCAGTATATATACATAGGAGCACATTCTCACCCTGTGTTACCGATAATTATTCAAGACGTTGTTTCATACATACCCAAACGGTGAATGAAGAATCAAACACAGTACAAAGTCTTGGTGAATTAAAGTAAATGAGGGCAGCATTTGAAGACATTAACATTGTATCCTTTCACAAACTCTCATACAACTCGTGCAGCATAATCCAAGTCTCATTTAACCAGTCGTATATTCACTTCTTCACAAACACATGCATTTTCACTATAACGTTTCTATTCTATAAAAACACATCTGCATAAAAAGTATCCAAACAAGTGTGGATGAGTCCAAACTTGTTTAAATAGGAAGGTTTTATGCAAATAGGCAAGAGGTAATAAGCCTACAGCTGGTTAAATGAGACTTGGGTTATATTACAGAAGTTGTGTGAGAgtttgtgattggatgtttccATAAATGTTTGCAGCCCCTATGCAATTAAATTCATCTAGAGTTTTCCGATTGTTCATTTAACTAGGAGCGATGTGAGAAAAACTAAGTTTTCTTCACATATTCAATGTAACAAAGGGTGAGTAATTGATACACAAATTGACCTTTTCTGGATGAAGTAATCCTTTTGACACACTTATTAATGCACGCACACTATAAATACGCACGATACAAAATGAAGGATGCATTTTATTTTGGTCTTGTTCCACAGATCCAGTGGATGCTCAGTACAGGCAGAATGAAGTGACTCCAGTGGATTACCTAAAGTTCAGACATCACAGCTACTCAGAGATGGTTGAAGTGAGTGTCCTCGACACGGCCCCCTGCACATCTGCTGGCTCATTGAATTCCACAGGAAATACCTCAGTTATTTCCCCAAAGACGAAAAACTAAATAATTTCCTTGAACATTTTAATCCACTTTAATATGAACTGATATTAAACCCTCACCCTAACCCCACAGTGTTCTCATTCCTTCTCTGCTTATTATTACAGCTGCCAGAGGCCAacatacgatacgatacacgatacgatattactttatttgtcagatcaagtctgaaatttgacttgcgtcacagcagctccatgtccaacatcaacagacaagtaTCCAGACACAAATtcatgaaacacaaacaacaaacatttaacataacagcacaatcagtgagagaaaagctgctcaaagagccttcagcgtgcattTGATCTGGGATGTAGCTCTGTATTTACTGAGAGGATTGACTGATGCACAAAggatgcttcagtctgactttattgaatcgtgggaccctgtatctccgaTTAGATGGTAGCAGTTCATATTCACTGTTCAGAACATGGTTTGGGTCGGAGATTATGTTGTTGGACAGCCTCACTAGGTTGTTATGATGAGTCATAGAGTCTCTGACAGGGTTGACCAACAATCTTTGAGCAGATTTTTTACCATGACCTTTCCAAGGCAATGCTTATCATGAACAGCGCCCACACTTTTCCCAACCGTCATGAGTACTTTGTTGATTTTTAGGAGGATTTTTACATGTAAATGATGTATAATACTTTGCATACTGACTGTTACCATCGTCCCACGTGTTCAGGTCATGAAGTCTGTGAATTCAGAGTGTCCCAACATCACCAGCGTCTACAGCCTGGGCCGCAGCTCCAAGGGACTCGATATCATGGCCATCATCATCTCCGGCAACCCCACAGAGCACGAAATAGGTGGGCATGTGTTCATATGACTAGGGATGCaagatatactgtataatatCAGATAAAAGATCAGCTGATTTTCTAAGGCCAAATAGCTTTGATTCACTTAACCAGCTTGTGTCTATAGAGTAAGTT
Proteins encoded in this region:
- the aebp1b gene encoding inactive carboxypeptidase-like protein X2, which translates into the protein MKSQTVLVSVALLALCCLLIPRGGESAGGIVSLRQAEAEKQAGDQLQDEPLEDPESEKVLAEDPHPLGSSKRGKRDTEEAAQAGISGRVRREPEEGKKKKKDKKKKKEPKDPNATKKPKTDKKGKKKDRKTTTTTTTTTTTTTTEPPTTTVIPTEPPTEPYTDYVYPDVDNEYWKPEDDYWDADPTPAGPEPEAPETDLPYDDYNLEEEDLAAPVTDLPYDDYNLEEEDLAAPVTDLPYDDYKPEEEDLAAPVTDVYDDYWKPKEEEPSTRAPNAYDDYWTPDDKEPYVPVTDNYDTYWKEDPTPPTPEVDGKTDDSDYYDNNYEVPENLPFPDGKEVSPEIEVEIIPEEPTATPPDEGTWYDDYDEYGNSRKGAETDDKWMEKERERAAKERAREEKERAEKLKEAEERARNRPRVFKEPKKCPPLGMESHRVESDQLTASSMSQYIFAPQRARLNMQGSDDEDNMRGGAWCANQEDKIHWFEIDARRETEFTGVITQGRDSMNASDYVLSYFLAFSNDSREWTTIHDGYTDWLFFGNSDKDTPVMNQLAEPVLARYIRIIPQSWNGSLCMRLEVLGCPRPDPVDAQYRQNEVTPVDYLKFRHHSYSEMVEVMKSVNSECPNITSVYSLGRSSKGLDIMAIIISGNPTEHEIGEPELRFTAGLHGNEAVGREMLLLLMQYLCKEYKDRNPRVQRLVEGIRIHLVPSLNPDGHMEAFEAGSELSGWTTGHFTDDGFDIFQNFPELNSILWDADDKGLVPKLTPNHHVPIPDNYETNSSFAVETKAVISWMNSYPFVLGANFQGGESIVAYPYDSLRLNKPAESQKPHSRKKRQYAEESFDGTEWGRGYHTEPEEDWGSRGHSEPEEEEEREYDHNQGYEHGYDQNQGYDRGHEHNQGYDRGHEHNQGYDRGYDRNQGYEHGYDQNQGYDRNQGYEHGYDQNQGYEQNQGYERREEEEDDRGRGAGNQYGEPEDEPRMIPDESLFRWLAVSYASTHLTMTHNYQGSCHGDNAAGTHGIVNRATWKPIKGSMNDFSYLHTNCFELSIFLGCDKFPHQNELVYEWEKNREAMLIFMEQVHRGIRGIVKDQRGNPISNATVSVEGVNHDVTTAQTGDYWRLLNPGEYRVTARAEGYSPVTKLCVVGYQSVATACSFNLAKSNWDRIKQIMALNGNKPIRLSYGNNKVQSPAVGSGNRRFVNSNNGVTANSGVITEQQKRLRIARIRRLRQQRLLKLRPTTTLPPTTTTIPTTPETTTFWYDSWTVGEGQSSTLGGFTDSILDYNYEYKIDDY